In Gloeocapsa sp. PCC 73106, a genomic segment contains:
- a CDS encoding TIGR02652 family protein: MNSAYTYPIFGPEIFCPHCRQTIPALTLTDTYLCSRHGAFEADPKTGELIHLQSGRHWRLWEGKWYRQHTHPDGIRFEIHEALDRLYTEGYRATKVIIASRYRELVSAYLDKTTPKRSHTESLLPRLYGLPVDFSPETPEEPCWEVINFDLEKEPGAPTRYPYFRMFE; encoded by the coding sequence TTTCTGTCCTCATTGTCGGCAAACTATACCCGCTTTGACTTTGACCGATACTTATCTATGTTCTCGTCATGGAGCTTTCGAAGCCGATCCCAAAACGGGTGAACTAATTCATCTACAATCTGGACGTCATTGGCGCCTCTGGGAAGGAAAATGGTATCGACAACATACTCATCCCGATGGCATTCGTTTTGAAATTCATGAAGCTTTAGACCGACTCTATACCGAAGGCTATAGAGCTACTAAGGTAATTATTGCTAGTCGTTATCGGGAATTAGTTAGTGCGTATCTAGATAAAACTACACCAAAACGCAGTCATACAGAGTCCCTCTTACCGCGACTCTATGGATTGCCCGTAGATTTCAGCCCTGAAACCCCAGAAGAACCCTGCTGGGAAGTAATTAACTTTGATTTAGAAAAAGAACCCGGTGCGCCGACTCGCTATCCCTATTTTCGTATGTTTGAATAA
- a CDS encoding VOC family protein, protein MLHHVSIRTADIHRAIAFYEKLGFTVGERFTTGYTLACWLEGLQGRIELIQIPEPKPAPDAFNDEHYVGYYHISFDLTEISADLSTWLRQLQIPQLQVLLEPKQQMIGDRVYEVMFLADPDGLPLEFIRLL, encoded by the coding sequence ATGCTACATCATGTTTCTATTCGTACAGCCGACATTCACCGAGCGATCGCCTTTTACGAAAAGTTAGGATTTACCGTAGGAGAACGTTTTACCACCGGATATACTCTAGCTTGTTGGCTCGAGGGTTTACAAGGAAGAATCGAATTGATTCAAATACCTGAACCTAAACCCGCTCCCGACGCTTTTAATGATGAACATTATGTCGGTTACTATCATATTTCCTTTGATCTAACTGAGATAAGCGCTGATCTGAGCACTTGGCTACGTCAGTTGCAAATTCCCCAGCTTCAAGTATTACTCGAACCAAAACAACAGATGATCGGCGATCGCGTTTATGAGGTCATGTTTTTAGCAGATCCCGATGGACTGCCTTTGGAATTTATCAGATTACTATGA